Proteins encoded together in one Hydrogenispora ethanolica window:
- the thiC gene encoding phosphomethylpyrimidine synthase ThiC translates to MTYTTQMDAARQGLITREMEQVAAKEGIVAATIRDWVAAGRVAIPANKRHRSLDACGIGTGLRTKINVNLGISKDCYDIEQEMAKVRRALELRADAIMDLSSFGKTAEFRAGLLALSPAAVGTVPIYDAIGFYDKELQEIRAEEFLEVVERHAADGVDFMTIHAGLNRDMVEKFKRNPRLTHIVSRGGSLLYAWMELNGSENPFYEHFDKILEICREYDVTLSLGDALRPGCIQDATDACQIQELITLGELTRRAWERNVQVMIEGPGHMKIDEIAANVTLQKRLCHGAPFYVLGPLVTDVAPGYDHITSAIGGAIAAAAGADFLCYVTPAEHLRLPTLADMEEGIMASRIAAHAGDLAKGLPGAAEWDRRMSQARVALDWESMFDLALDPAKARRYREESRPEHEDSCTMCGKICAMRTMNQLLKGGATL, encoded by the coding sequence ATGACATATACCACGCAGATGGATGCGGCCAGGCAAGGACTGATCACCCGGGAGATGGAGCAGGTGGCCGCCAAGGAAGGGATCGTCGCGGCGACTATCCGGGACTGGGTCGCGGCGGGCCGGGTGGCGATCCCCGCCAACAAGCGGCACCGTTCGCTGGATGCCTGCGGCATCGGCACCGGGCTCCGCACCAAGATCAATGTAAATCTGGGAATCTCTAAGGATTGTTACGACATCGAGCAGGAAATGGCCAAGGTGCGGCGGGCGTTGGAACTTAGGGCCGACGCCATCATGGACCTGAGCTCCTTCGGCAAGACCGCCGAGTTCCGCGCCGGCCTGCTGGCCCTCTCCCCGGCCGCCGTGGGCACGGTGCCGATCTATGACGCCATCGGGTTTTATGACAAAGAGCTTCAGGAGATCCGGGCCGAGGAGTTTCTTGAGGTGGTCGAGCGGCACGCCGCCGACGGGGTCGATTTTATGACCATTCATGCCGGGCTGAACCGGGACATGGTGGAAAAGTTCAAGCGGAACCCGCGCCTGACCCATATCGTCTCGCGCGGCGGTTCGCTCCTTTACGCCTGGATGGAACTGAACGGGAGCGAGAATCCTTTTTACGAGCATTTCGATAAAATTCTGGAGATCTGCCGGGAATACGATGTCACGCTGAGTCTGGGCGACGCCTTGCGGCCCGGCTGCATCCAGGACGCGACCGACGCCTGCCAGATTCAGGAGCTGATCACGCTGGGGGAATTGACCCGGCGGGCCTGGGAGCGCAACGTCCAGGTGATGATCGAGGGACCAGGCCATATGAAGATCGATGAGATCGCCGCCAATGTCACCCTGCAGAAGCGGCTCTGCCACGGCGCGCCCTTCTATGTGCTGGGCCCGCTGGTGACCGATGTCGCGCCGGGATACGACCATATCACGTCGGCCATCGGCGGCGCCATCGCCGCGGCGGCCGGCGCCGACTTCCTCTGCTACGTGACGCCCGCCGAACATCTCCGCCTTCCCACCCTGGCCGATATGGAGGAAGGGATCATGGCCTCCCGGATCGCGGCCCATGCCGGCGACCTGGCCAAGGGGTTGCCGGGCGCCGCCGAATGGGACCGCCGGATGAGCCAGGCCCGGGTCGCTTTGGATTGGGAGTCCATGTTCGATCTGGCGCTGGATCCGGCCAAGGCCCGGCGCTACCGGGAAGAGTCCCGGCCGGAGCATGAGGACTCCTGCACCATGTGCGGCAAGATCTGCGCGATGCGGACCATGAATCAGCTATTAAAAGGCGGAGCTACGCTTTAA
- a CDS encoding NAD(P)H-dependent oxidoreductase — protein sequence MQITVLNGSPKGEISVTLQYVRYLQKAFPEHQFKIFHIAQSIRQLEKEPSLFEEVIAAVAAADGVLWAFPLYIFLVHADYKRFIELIRERGAAAAFRHKYAAALSTSIHFYDHTAHNYIQAVCDDLEMKYTGYFAAEMDDLLKEELRKQFHCFAAGFFHDIAVQAPTARRYQPLPPAMPAYLPGPSQAGPRVALRGHRVVIVADAAGSDTNLGKMLAKFESCFSEPVERLQLDTLKINGGCLGCIRCGYDNVCVYGDSDDVRQAYQKLEAADIVVYAGTIVDRYFSSRWKLFIDRRFEKTHQPLFTGKQFAYIISGPLSQLPNLTEILHSTAEYDRANLAGVVTDEAGSGAEIDALLADLAERLVRLADQQYVPPATFRGVAATVIFRDAIWGRLRFVFQGDHRYFKRHGFYDFPQQQWGQRFFNGFMTVLFRIPPVRRVIQRETKQQMIAHFQKVLKP from the coding sequence ATGCAGATTACCGTGCTGAACGGCAGTCCCAAGGGGGAGATCAGCGTCACGCTGCAGTATGTCCGTTACCTTCAAAAAGCCTTTCCGGAGCATCAATTCAAGATCTTTCACATCGCGCAGTCGATCCGGCAACTGGAGAAGGAACCGTCTCTGTTTGAGGAGGTCATCGCCGCGGTGGCGGCCGCTGATGGAGTGCTGTGGGCCTTTCCGCTTTATATCTTTCTGGTACATGCCGATTACAAACGGTTTATCGAACTGATCCGGGAACGCGGCGCGGCTGCCGCCTTCCGGCATAAATATGCCGCCGCACTGAGCACTTCGATCCATTTTTACGACCATACCGCCCATAATTACATCCAGGCGGTCTGTGATGATCTGGAGATGAAATACACCGGGTATTTCGCGGCAGAGATGGACGATCTACTGAAGGAGGAGCTCCGAAAGCAGTTTCACTGTTTCGCGGCCGGCTTCTTTCATGATATCGCGGTCCAAGCGCCGACCGCCCGGCGCTACCAGCCGCTGCCGCCAGCGATGCCCGCCTACCTTCCGGGCCCAAGCCAGGCCGGGCCGCGGGTGGCGCTGCGCGGCCACCGGGTGGTGATTGTGGCCGACGCCGCCGGGAGCGACACCAATCTCGGCAAGATGCTGGCAAAATTCGAATCCTGTTTCAGCGAGCCGGTGGAACGGCTCCAGCTCGATACGCTGAAGATCAACGGCGGTTGCCTGGGCTGCATCCGCTGCGGCTATGACAATGTCTGCGTCTACGGGGACAGCGACGATGTGCGGCAGGCTTACCAGAAGTTGGAAGCGGCGGATATCGTAGTCTACGCCGGCACCATCGTCGACCGGTACTTCTCCTCCCGCTGGAAACTGTTTATCGACCGCCGCTTCGAAAAGACTCACCAGCCCCTTTTCACCGGCAAGCAGTTCGCCTACATTATCTCCGGGCCGCTCAGCCAGCTGCCGAACCTGACGGAGATCCTGCATTCCACGGCGGAATATGACAGGGCCAATCTGGCAGGGGTGGTCACCGACGAAGCCGGGTCCGGAGCGGAGATCGACGCCCTCCTGGCCGACCTCGCCGAACGCCTGGTGCGCCTGGCGGACCAGCAGTACGTCCCGCCGGCGACCTTCCGGGGCGTCGCCGCCACCGTCATTTTCCGCGACGCCATCTGGGGCAGGCTCCGTTTCGTCTTCCAGGGCGACCATCGCTACTTCAAACGGCACGGCTTCTACGACTTCCCGCAGCAGCAATGGGGCCAACGCTTCTTCAACGGCTTCATGACGGTGCTGTTCCGGATTCCCCCGGTCCGCCGGGTGATCCAGCGGGAGACGAAGCAGCAGATGATCGCGCATTTTCAGAAAGTGCTCAAGCCATAG
- a CDS encoding PadR family transcriptional regulator: MIDNMILGFLFKKAMSGYEIKQMMGMSTGYFIDASYGSIYPALKKLEDQGLITAAETVENGKFKKIYTINQAGKAVFLRWLSGPIPLPRRGLEHLLRLFFFGLLPIEQVKELIQNLLADLKAAQAATEGLEPLIKDKADFFEFATQQFGKDFYRFMIQWYQDFLERLEDRV, encoded by the coding sequence ATGATCGACAACATGATATTGGGATTTCTCTTCAAAAAGGCCATGAGCGGCTATGAGATCAAGCAGATGATGGGGATGAGCACCGGCTATTTCATTGACGCCAGCTACGGCAGCATCTATCCGGCTCTGAAAAAACTGGAGGACCAAGGCCTGATCACGGCGGCCGAGACGGTGGAGAACGGGAAGTTTAAAAAGATTTATACCATCAACCAGGCCGGAAAAGCAGTCTTCCTCCGGTGGCTCTCCGGGCCGATCCCCCTGCCGCGCCGGGGGCTGGAACATCTGTTGCGCCTTTTTTTCTTCGGTCTGCTCCCCATCGAACAAGTCAAGGAGCTGATCCAAAACTTGCTGGCTGATTTGAAAGCCGCCCAGGCCGCGACCGAAGGGCTGGAGCCGCTGATCAAGGATAAGGCCGACTTTTTTGAATTCGCCACCCAGCAGTTTGGCAAGGATTTCTATCGTTTCATGATCCAGTGGTATCAGGATTTCCTGGAACGCTTGGAAGACCGAGTTTGA
- the ypeB gene encoding germination protein YpeB, protein MKNKFIIPVLFLALVAAGGWGYSQYQAKRQWEINAENQYQRAFEELTAHVSNMETEMSKGLVAGSFVQSLRSLTNIWREANSSQENLGQLPLTSVELSRTKAVLAKAGAFSFDTAQNRLTQGTALNDEQWKILKQLRDQTRTVSRHLLQLRDQFYTNRAQWLEVDRMGTLGAAGIPSATMNNNKVTKAFIMLEDGLRRSPDIQLQGNNLDFTPKPTGLTGANISSRDAVVTTRRVLGPQWNNATVRYERIIKGNFPSYMISATDRRNPNRNCRVSLSVKGGHLAWLLSNRAVNASRLSLEHCAAQAAQFLARNGYPGMEKVSQQSNGNIALLTMVPLRHQVLYYPEMVKVQVARDNGEILGVDAVAYLTFYEPEAAQPVLLQKTELQIRDFISPHLQLERIRRAQVLDEQFNKVFCYEVAGRQENDRYLLYYNAQTGKEEKIRRVDRNGNELM, encoded by the coding sequence ATGAAAAATAAGTTCATCATTCCCGTGCTGTTTTTGGCCCTAGTCGCAGCCGGCGGATGGGGATATTCGCAATATCAAGCCAAGCGGCAATGGGAGATCAACGCCGAAAACCAGTACCAACGGGCTTTCGAAGAGCTGACCGCCCATGTGTCCAACATGGAGACGGAGATGTCCAAGGGGCTGGTGGCCGGTTCTTTCGTCCAATCGCTGCGCTCGCTCACCAATATCTGGCGCGAGGCCAACTCCAGCCAGGAAAACTTGGGCCAGCTGCCCCTGACCTCCGTCGAACTCTCGCGGACCAAAGCGGTCCTTGCCAAAGCCGGGGCGTTCTCCTTCGATACCGCGCAGAACCGGTTGACCCAAGGGACCGCCTTGAACGACGAGCAGTGGAAGATCCTGAAACAATTGCGCGATCAGACCCGGACCGTTTCGCGCCACCTGCTGCAGCTGCGGGACCAGTTTTATACGAATCGCGCTCAATGGCTGGAGGTCGACCGGATGGGAACCCTGGGAGCGGCCGGCATCCCCAGCGCCACCATGAACAATAACAAAGTCACCAAAGCCTTTATCATGCTGGAGGACGGCCTGCGCCGCTCGCCGGACATTCAGCTCCAGGGCAACAATCTGGACTTTACGCCCAAACCGACCGGCTTGACCGGCGCCAACATCAGCAGCAGAGACGCGGTGGTGACCACGCGGCGGGTCCTGGGACCGCAATGGAACAACGCCACCGTCCGGTATGAGCGGATTATCAAAGGCAATTTTCCCAGTTATATGATATCCGCCACGGACCGGCGCAATCCGAACCGTAACTGCCGGGTGAGCCTCAGCGTGAAAGGCGGCCATCTGGCTTGGTTGTTGTCGAACCGCGCCGTCAATGCCTCCAGGCTCTCGCTGGAGCATTGCGCTGCGCAAGCGGCGCAGTTTTTGGCCAGAAACGGCTATCCCGGCATGGAGAAGGTCAGCCAGCAGAGCAACGGCAACATCGCGCTCCTGACCATGGTCCCCCTCCGCCATCAGGTACTCTATTATCCGGAGATGGTCAAAGTCCAGGTCGCCCGGGATAATGGCGAGATCCTGGGGGTCGACGCCGTCGCCTACCTGACTTTCTATGAACCCGAAGCGGCGCAGCCGGTCCTGCTGCAAAAAACGGAATTGCAAATTCGGGACTTTATCAGTCCTCATCTGCAGTTGGAACGGATCCGCCGGGCCCAGGTACTGGACGAACAGTTCAACAAGGTGTTCTGCTATGAGGTGGCCGGCCGCCAGGAGAACGACCGTTATCTGCTCTACTACAACGCGCAGACCGGCAAGGAGGAGAAGATCCGCCGGGTGGACAGGAACGGCAACGAATTGATGTAG
- the serA gene encoding phosphoglycerate dehydrogenase has protein sequence MAKILISDPITPAGVELFKEAGFAVEVKTDHTKEELLAKIKDYDALIVRSQTKVTAEIIAAADNLKVIGRAGVGVDNVDVEAATKKGIIVLNAPDGNTLSTAELSVAMLLAVARNVPQGHASLKSGAWDRKSFTGVEINGKTLGVVGMGRIGTEVAKRMLAMGMTVLAHDPFLTEERAAALGVKLASLEEIITESDFITVHTPLTAETKGLFGAAEFARMKQGVRLVNCARGGIYDEAALAAAIRSGQVAGAALDVFTSEPPADRTLIELPQVVVTPHLGASTREAQENVAVDVAHEVIKVLKGESFKNAVNLPPLRPEVRKALQPFTNLAEVLGKIAAQLATERIGKIEVSYWGEVSKVETSYLSLLILKGILQASLGDEVNQVNAKFLAKERGLKVTEFKAEESAGYSSLIKVAVAGDHGTHTLTGTVIEHEEARIVEIEGYRVDTVPSEQMILIDHTDQPGVIGEVGTVLGQAGVNIAAMQVGRKQQGGKALMVLNVDTAEAPELLAKLEKAKSVQKARAIIL, from the coding sequence ATGGCGAAGATTTTGATCAGTGACCCGATTACGCCGGCCGGTGTCGAACTGTTTAAAGAAGCCGGATTCGCGGTGGAGGTCAAAACCGATCACACCAAAGAGGAATTGCTGGCCAAGATCAAGGACTACGATGCGCTGATCGTGCGCAGCCAGACCAAGGTCACGGCGGAGATTATCGCGGCGGCCGATAACCTGAAAGTCATCGGCCGGGCCGGCGTCGGAGTCGACAATGTCGATGTCGAGGCCGCCACCAAAAAAGGGATCATCGTCCTGAACGCTCCCGATGGCAATACCCTTTCCACCGCCGAGCTGTCCGTGGCGATGCTGCTGGCGGTGGCCAGAAATGTCCCGCAAGGCCACGCCAGTCTGAAGAGCGGAGCCTGGGATCGCAAGAGCTTCACCGGAGTGGAGATTAACGGGAAAACCCTGGGCGTGGTGGGAATGGGCCGGATCGGCACCGAGGTGGCCAAACGGATGCTGGCGATGGGGATGACGGTTTTGGCGCACGATCCGTTCCTGACCGAGGAGCGGGCGGCGGCGCTCGGGGTCAAACTGGCCAGCCTGGAAGAGATTATCACCGAATCCGATTTTATCACGGTCCACACGCCGTTGACCGCCGAGACCAAGGGCCTCTTCGGCGCCGCCGAATTCGCCCGGATGAAGCAAGGAGTCCGCCTGGTCAACTGCGCCCGGGGCGGCATTTACGACGAGGCGGCGCTGGCCGCGGCGATCCGGAGCGGTCAGGTGGCCGGCGCGGCGCTGGATGTCTTCACCAGCGAACCCCCGGCGGACCGGACCCTGATCGAGCTACCTCAGGTCGTGGTCACCCCCCATCTGGGCGCCTCCACCCGGGAAGCCCAGGAGAACGTGGCCGTCGACGTGGCCCACGAAGTGATCAAGGTCTTGAAGGGCGAGAGCTTCAAGAATGCGGTCAACCTGCCGCCGCTTCGTCCCGAGGTCCGCAAGGCCCTGCAACCCTTCACCAATCTGGCCGAAGTCCTGGGCAAGATCGCCGCCCAGCTGGCGACGGAACGGATCGGCAAGATCGAAGTCAGCTATTGGGGCGAAGTTTCCAAAGTCGAAACCTCGTATCTGTCCTTATTGATTCTCAAGGGGATCCTCCAAGCCAGCCTCGGCGATGAGGTCAATCAGGTCAACGCCAAGTTCCTGGCCAAGGAACGCGGCCTCAAAGTGACCGAGTTCAAAGCGGAGGAATCGGCCGGCTACTCCAGTCTGATCAAGGTGGCGGTCGCGGGCGACCACGGAACCCACACCCTCACCGGAACGGTCATTGAGCATGAGGAGGCCCGGATCGTGGAGATCGAAGGCTACCGCGTGGACACCGTACCGTCGGAGCAGATGATTCTGATCGACCATACCGACCAACCCGGCGTCATCGGCGAGGTCGGAACCGTGCTCGGCCAGGCCGGAGTGAATATTGCCGCGATGCAGGTGGGCCGGAAACAACAGGGCGGCAAGGCCCTGATGGTGCTCAACGTGGACACGGCCGAAGCGCCGGAACTCCTTGCCAAGCTGGAAAAGGCCAAATCAGTCCAGAAAGCCCGGGCCATTATATTATAA
- a CDS encoding LCP family protein — protein MTTTQLETPPKKPFIVAAGILVVLMIIGFFYFTRDVKETRPPAVVAKKPMTLLLIGMDINVGEPKPEETPALTRTDTLILAILDPVAKKASLVSIPRDSLVNIPGHGLGRINEASVLGGIPLTRRMVTRLTGCRIDHYMQVGFESFQQLVDLVGGIEVNVDKKMRYADEYGVYKIKLDPGPQVLDGVKALQYVRFRHEPLGDIGRVERQRKLLLALYTKLKQPLNIVKIPSMLGIARKYMRTDLKTGQMLELIQFARKLNPETDIRSYTLPGSFYEAYWKPDRAKVRELMAELKPQRPVRAAPVLSQQ, from the coding sequence ATGACAACGACTCAGTTGGAAACCCCGCCGAAAAAACCGTTCATCGTGGCGGCGGGGATTTTGGTGGTACTGATGATCATCGGCTTTTTCTATTTTACCCGGGACGTCAAGGAGACGCGGCCGCCGGCCGTCGTCGCCAAAAAACCCATGACTCTGTTGTTGATCGGCATGGATATCAATGTCGGCGAGCCGAAGCCGGAGGAGACCCCGGCGTTGACCCGGACCGACACGCTGATCCTGGCGATTCTCGACCCGGTTGCCAAAAAGGCTTCCCTGGTCTCCATTCCCCGCGACAGTCTCGTAAATATTCCCGGTCATGGATTGGGCAGAATAAATGAGGCCAGCGTCCTGGGGGGAATTCCGTTGACGCGGCGGATGGTGACCCGGCTGACCGGCTGCCGGATCGATCATTACATGCAGGTTGGATTCGAGAGTTTTCAGCAGTTGGTCGATTTGGTCGGCGGCATTGAAGTCAATGTGGATAAAAAAATGCGGTATGCCGATGAATATGGCGTGTACAAAATCAAGCTGGATCCCGGCCCGCAAGTGCTCGACGGCGTCAAGGCCTTGCAATACGTGAGGTTCCGCCACGAGCCGCTGGGCGACATCGGCCGGGTGGAGCGGCAGCGCAAACTGTTGCTGGCGCTGTACACCAAGCTGAAACAACCGCTGAATATCGTCAAAATCCCGTCCATGCTCGGCATCGCCCGCAAATATATGCGGACCGACCTGAAGACCGGGCAGATGCTGGAACTGATTCAATTCGCGCGTAAATTGAATCCCGAAACGGATATCCGCAGTTATACCCTGCCGGGAAGCTTTTACGAGGCGTACTGGAAGCCCGATCGCGCCAAGGTCCGTGAACTGATGGCGGAGTTGAAACCGCAGCGGCCGGTACGTGCCGCGCCGGTCCTTTCTCAGCAGTAA
- a CDS encoding 2-phosphosulfolactate phosphatase produces MQADVTLALPQLSGNTEINNKITVVIDALRATSTIVTALHHQAIEVIPVVEPAEAVELAKNIGAQECITGGERRGLRIDGFELGNSPLEYTEERIAGKKIILSTTNGTKAIKLASQGAAEVLIGSFLNVQAVIEYLSQAGRDLVIACAGRGNWGLSLEDLACAGWIIRGLIDAGLEPGLTDAAKTALYAQREARSIGLEKFFRQTDNGRNLIEVGLEQDLAACADLNSMPLLPRYSNGRVAVE; encoded by the coding sequence GTGCAAGCGGATGTAACATTAGCCCTCCCGCAACTCAGCGGAAATACGGAGATTAACAATAAAATTACGGTGGTCATCGATGCCTTGCGGGCTACCAGCACCATCGTGACCGCGCTCCATCACCAGGCGATCGAAGTGATCCCAGTGGTCGAGCCGGCGGAAGCCGTCGAATTGGCCAAGAATATCGGAGCCCAGGAGTGTATCACCGGCGGCGAACGGCGCGGCCTGCGGATCGACGGCTTCGAATTGGGCAATTCGCCGCTGGAATATACCGAGGAACGGATCGCCGGCAAAAAGATCATCCTGTCGACCACCAACGGGACCAAAGCGATTAAGCTGGCGTCCCAAGGCGCGGCGGAGGTGCTGATCGGGAGCTTCCTCAATGTCCAGGCCGTCATCGAGTATCTGAGCCAGGCCGGCCGGGATCTGGTGATCGCCTGCGCCGGCCGGGGCAATTGGGGCTTGAGCCTGGAGGATCTGGCCTGCGCCGGCTGGATTATCCGCGGCTTGATCGACGCCGGGCTCGAGCCGGGTTTGACCGATGCGGCCAAGACCGCGCTCTATGCGCAGCGCGAGGCCAGATCCATCGGCCTGGAGAAGTTCTTCCGCCAGACCGACAACGGCCGCAACCTGATCGAGGTCGGCCTGGAGCAGGATCTGGCCGCCTGTGCCGACCTCAACAGCATGCCGCTCCTGCCGCGCTATTCCAACGGCCGGGTGGCCGTGGAATAA
- a CDS encoding oxalate:formate antiporter has protein sequence MALEQHREFVNRAIDRFQRDPRIMGIAAGGSWITQSMDEFSDIDLVIAVAPEYEAEVSRERLTMAEQLGKVLAAFTGEHVGEPRLLICLYGPPLLHVDLKFVGLQDLAHRVEDPVILWQRDEALATALAGGEPRYPQPDRQWIEDRFWVWVHYITVKIGRGELFEAIEMLSYLRQTVLGPLALLGRGKLPRGVRYLERDAPAEAAQLQRTIAAHNPLDCALALQEAIALYRQLREHTPGLVLRREAEEQVRLYLDSIMERLKHGL, from the coding sequence ATGGCGCTGGAACAGCATCGCGAGTTTGTAAACCGGGCGATCGACCGCTTTCAGCGAGACCCGCGCATCATGGGCATTGCCGCCGGAGGTTCATGGATCACCCAGTCGATGGATGAGTTTTCCGATATCGATCTAGTCATCGCCGTGGCCCCGGAATACGAGGCGGAAGTCTCGCGGGAGCGGCTGACAATGGCGGAGCAGCTGGGGAAAGTGTTGGCGGCTTTCACTGGCGAGCACGTCGGAGAGCCCCGCCTCCTGATCTGCTTGTACGGTCCGCCGCTGCTCCATGTCGACTTAAAATTTGTGGGCTTGCAGGACCTGGCCCACCGGGTGGAAGACCCGGTCATCCTTTGGCAGCGGGACGAAGCCCTTGCTACGGCGTTGGCCGGGGGCGAACCGCGCTATCCCCAGCCGGACCGGCAATGGATCGAGGACCGTTTTTGGGTCTGGGTCCATTACATTACCGTGAAGATCGGGCGGGGGGAGCTATTCGAAGCCATCGAAATGCTGTCTTATTTGCGCCAGACCGTCCTGGGCCCGCTGGCGCTGCTGGGCCGGGGCAAGCTGCCGCGGGGTGTGCGCTATCTGGAACGGGACGCTCCGGCCGAAGCGGCGCAGCTGCAACGGACGATTGCCGCTCATAACCCGCTGGATTGCGCGCTGGCTTTGCAGGAAGCCATTGCCCTCTATCGACAGCTGCGGGAACATACCCCCGGATTGGTCCTGCGCCGGGAGGCCGAAGAACAGGTCCGGCTCTATCTCGACAGCATCATGGAGCGGCTGAAGCATGGCCTGTAG